From Tiliqua scincoides isolate rTilSci1 chromosome 2, rTilSci1.hap2, whole genome shotgun sequence, the proteins below share one genomic window:
- the RHEBL1 gene encoding GTPase RhebL1 → MPLVRYRKVVILGYRSVGKTSLAHQFIDGEFLECYDPTVESTYNKMVVVGKDEFHLQLVDTAGQDEYTILPHSFIIGIHGYVLVYSVSSLKSFQVVKSLHSKLHESRGKTRMPVVLVGNKADLSLERRQVKTEEGKKLAESWGAVFLESSAKENQMTQGIFMKVIEEIDRVDNSYGEQRSCILM, encoded by the exons gtaAAACATCTCTTGCTCACCAGTTCATTGATGGGGAATTTCTGGAGTGTTACGACCCTACAGTGGAAAGTA CGTACAACAAAATGGTGGTGGTAGGGAAAGATGAATTCCACCTGCAGCTGGTGGACACTGCAGGGCAG GATGAATATACTATCTTGCCTCACTCTTTTATCATTGGCATCCATGGCTATGTGCTTGTGTATTCTGTCAGTTCTCTAAAGAG TTTTCAGGTGGTGAAGTCTTTACACAGCAAGCTGCATGAAAGCAGAGGGAAGACAAG GATGCCTGTGGTGCTTGTTGGCAATAAAGCTGATCTCTCATTGGAAAG GCGTCAGGTGAAGACTGAGGAGGGCAAGAAGCTCGCTGAGTCTTGGGGTGCTGTCTTCTTGGAATCCTCTGCAAAAGAAAACCAG ATGACTCAAGGTATCTTCATGAAGGTTATTGAGGAAATAGACCGTGTTGACAACTCATATGGTGAACAGCGCAGCTGCATCCTGATGTGA